One part of the Solea solea chromosome 1, fSolSol10.1, whole genome shotgun sequence genome encodes these proteins:
- the si:ch73-14h1.2 gene encoding putative ferric-chelate reductase 1 has product MSPSASLSLFAVLCVCGVQQCLCFPNGSVAYSCAHMMPGHPPYKPSNSNPPFTVSTSRDTYRPGGVIAVTLEVNNSSSSYFEGFLLQARSNDEDALLWPVGKFTNINTTMFTALHCKNIKNSTVSQATGDRKKKVELTWEAPSNSNHGDIYFSATLVQDYRTFWVQLNSSSVRRDTSSATGVVSSSVFLFISLLILIAFS; this is encoded by the exons ATGTCCCCCTCAGCGTCTCTGTCCCTGTTCGCTGTCCTCTGCGTGTGCGGTGTGCAACAGTGCCTGTGCTTCCCTAACGGCTCAGTGGCGTACTCCTGTGCCCACATGATGCCAGGACACCCGCCCTACAAACCCTCCAACAGCAACCCTCCGTTCACTGTGTCCACCTCCAGGGACACCTACAGGCCAGGGGGAGTCATTGCAG tgacgTTGGAGGTGAacaacagcagctcctcctACTTCGAGGGTTTTCTGTTACAAGCGAGAAGCAATGACGAAGACG ctctgctgtgGCCTGTGGGAAAGTTCACCAACATCAACACCACCATgttcactgcactgcactgtaaaaacatcaag aACTCCACTGTCAGTCAGGCAACGGGAGACAGGAAGAAGAAGGTGGAGCTGACCTGGGAGGCTCCTAGCAACAGTAACCATGGAGACATTTActtcag TGCCACTCTGGTCCAGGACTACAGAACATTCTGGGTTCAGCTGAACAGCAGCTCCGTGAGACGAGACACCAGCTCTGCCACTGGA gTCGTCTCCTCTTCAGTTTTTCTCTTCATCAGCCTGCTGATTCTCATAGCCTTCAgctga